In the genome of Pseudostreptobacillus hongkongensis, one region contains:
- a CDS encoding NUDIX hydrolase, whose protein sequence is MKLYTVCYLIKNNDILMLYRNKKENDINEGKWVGVGGKIEEGESPFESIKREIKEETGLIANKIELRGLLTFVYNGEMDYIYVFSSEDFSGKIIECDEGELEYIPRNKVLDLPIWEGDRYFLKDIVEGNKDFFAYKMEYVGDKLIKIEKEN, encoded by the coding sequence ATGAAATTATACACAGTATGTTATCTTATTAAAAATAATGATATTTTAATGTTATATAGAAATAAGAAAGAAAATGATATAAATGAAGGAAAATGGGTTGGAGTAGGTGGAAAAATAGAAGAAGGAGAAAGTCCTTTTGAGTCTATAAAAAGAGAGATAAAGGAAGAAACAGGACTAATTGCGAATAAGATAGAATTAAGGGGATTATTAACTTTTGTGTATAATGGTGAAATGGACTATATTTATGTATTTAGTTCAGAAGATTTTAGTGGAAAAATTATAGAATGTGATGAGGGTGAATTAGAATATATTCCAAGAAATAAGGTATTAGATCTTCCTATATGGGAAGGAGATAGATATTTCTTAAAAGATATAGTTGAAGGGAATAAAGATTTTTTTGCTTATAAAATGGAATATGTTGGGGATAAATTAATAAAAATAGAAAAAGAAAACTAA